TCGGAAGCTATATGCAGAATGTTTTGGGAAGCAGCGATCCGCAGTTTGTTTTTACGGATTTATATACCCAGCAAAAACAGATTGCCGCTCAAAGCAATCTTGCCCTGCGCTATACCGTTGAAGGTAGGTTTAAAGGAACACAGGGTTCCGGAATTGCTCTCGGTGCACTGAATATTCCGCAGGGTTCTGTGAAAGTTACTGCAAATGGCGTACAGCTGATCGAAGGGCAGGACTACACCGTGGATTATATGTTCGGAACGGTAAATATCATCAACGAACAGATCAAAAATTCGGGCCAGGCCATCAATATTTCTATGGAAAGCCAGCTGATGTTCAATACGCAGCGGAAAAGGTTTTTAGGATTAAATTTAGAAAGGAAATTCAACGAAAACCTTCTTCTGGGCGCCACTGTGGTGAATTATGCAGAAAGGCCGCTTACCCAAAAGGTCAACTTCGGCGATGAAGCCGTAAATAATACCATGGCAGGAATGAACTTGATGTTCAACAAAGAAGTTCCTTTCCTTACGAGGCTTGCAGACAAAATACCTTTGGTAAACACTGAAGCTCCGTCCAATATTAATTTTAAAGCAGAAGGCGCCTACCTGATTCCGGGACAGAATAAAGGAATTAATGACCAGTCTTATATCGATGATTTCGAGCAGTCTTCGACCAAAATTTCGATTAAAGACCCTGCGATGTGGAGTTTGGCTTCAAAACCGGAGAAGAATTTCAATGATCCGATTTATAATAGTGCTGGCTTAAATGACAACCTTCAAAGCGGTTACGGCAGAGGCCTGCTGTCGTGGTACAATATTGACCCGAGATTCTGGGGCGTCGGCGGAAAAGCACCAAGCGGTATTAATGCGCAAACCGTTTCCAACCACGCTTCCCGCCGGGTTCACATGTCTGAAATTTTGAATAATCGGGATTTTGTCGCGGGTGAACAGACTTTTACCAATACTTTCGACATTACATTTTACCCGGCAGAACGCGGCCCATACAACGTCAATCCGAATCAGGAATCCGTACTTCAGAGATGGGGCGGATTGATGAGGCCGATTTCGGTTTCCAATTTTACAAATTCCAATATCGAATATGTTGAGTTTTGGATGATGGATCCTTACGCAGACGGTAAAGCGGTCGGTAATGCTCCCAAATTAAAGTTACAATTGGGAAATGTTTCTGAAGATGTTTTGAAAGACGGAAAACTTCAGTACGAAAACGGGCTTCCGACACCGAATTCTCCTTCATCGGTTTCTACGACAAACTGGGGTAAACAGCCCAACCAGTTTCCGGTTCTCTATGCATTTTCTTCAGAAGGTGAGGAACGCACGATACAGGATGCCGGTTATGATGGCTTAAACAATGAGGAAGAAGCTGTGAAATTCAACACCAGTTTCATCAATCCTGTCACAAATGAGCTCGATCCCGCTGCGGACGACTTTGTGTATTACCTTTCCAATAAATTCACCGGAGCCCAGGCATCGTCATTAACGGAGCGCTATAAATACTTCAGAAATCCAGAAGGTAATTCAAAGTCCGGTTCACTCGAAGTGTCATCACAGACTCCCGATGCTGAAGATGTAAACCGTGATTATAACCTGGACCAAAATGAAAGCTATAACCAGTATACCATCAGCCTCGATAAAGCAAGTTTGGTTCTGAACCAAAATTTCATCGCTGATGTAAAAGAAGTAAAATCAAAATTCCAGAACGGACAGGAAGCAACCAACAAGTGGTATCTTTTCCGTGTGCCGGTTTCTCAGTTTGATTCTAACGCCGGAGACGCATCCACAGATGTGTTAAATAATGTAAGGTTTGCAAGAATTATACTCGACGGCTTCGAGGAAACTTCGACGCTCCGTTTCGGAACTATGGATTTGGTACGTTCAGACTGGAGAAAGTATAACAAGAATATCGCAGCAAGCAATATTCCGCCGGATCCCTCCTTACCGGATAATGAAGGTTCAATGCTTGTAAATAATGATGATTTTTTTGTAGGGAGCGTAAATCTTGAAGAAAATGCACTGGGAACGCCGCCGTATGTCTTGCCGCCCGGAATTGACAGACAGGTTTTAAGCGGTAATGCAGGTGCACAAAGGCAGAACGAATCTTCACTTTTTATGAAATTCCTCAATCTTGGCAATGATGCAAAAGGTGTGACGAAAAATACCTTCATCGATATGCGCAGATACAAAAAGCTTGAACTGTTTGTACATGCTGAAGACATCAAAGCAGGTGCGCCAAGTAATCAGTTGGATGAAAATACCAAATTCTTCATCAGATTTGGTAGCGATGCCACCGACAACTATTACGAATACGAAGCCTCATTGCAGTACACGCCAAAAAATGCGAAATCACCCTTGGAGATCTGGCCTGTAGAAAACAACGTAGATTTGGAAATTCAGAATTTCGTAGATGCAAAACTTAAAAGAGATCAGGAAGCAGCAAATTTAATCGGCTACCGTTACCATTACGCCGCTTACGGTGATACCAACAAGAAAATCTATGTAAAAGGCCGCCCATCTTTAGGAAACATCACCACCATGATGATCGGGGTGCGGAACCTCCAGGCTCAGTCTAAAGATTTAATACTATGGGTGAATGAAATCCGTCTTTCTGAAATTGAAAACAAAGGCGGTTATGCCGGAAATGCAAGTTTGAATTTTAACCTTGGCGATTTTGCAGTTGTCAATGCCAATGCTGCGTATTCGACGGTTGGCTTTGGAGCTATTGACCAGAAACCTGTGGAAAGGGCGCAGGCTACAAACTCCGGTTTCAACATCAATACGACGGTAAACGTGGATAAATTTATCCCTGAAAAAGTGGGAATGCGGATCCCGGTAAATTATTCATACACCCAAACCATCGAAGACCCTAAATACAATCCAATCGATACAGATGTTGAGTTTCAGAAAGCTTCCAACAAGGAGGAACTGAAAAAAGTAGCAAGAACATACACCCAGCAAAGAAGTATCAGCGTCGTGAACATGCGTAAGGAAAGGATGAACGAAAACAGCAAACCGAGATTTTACGATGTAGAGAACCTTTCGTTTACGGCAATCTACAACGATGATTTTTATCGTGATGTTTATACAAAGAGGAATTACAGGCAGTTCCTGCGCAGTTATTTGGACTATAATTACAGCTTCAAACCTTATGTATTGAGGCCATTTAAAAATTTAGTCAGCGATACGGCTAAATCTTACAAATATTTAAGATGGATCAGGGAGTTCAATTTCAATCCGGTTCCTACAACATTCTCTTTCAGAACTGAACTTGACAGAAACTACAACGAAATGCAGTTCCGGAACGTGGAATCCCTGCTGAACGGAAATCAGGGCAGCGAGTTTGATATCCTCAAGAACAGGAATTTCTATTTCGGGTGGCAGTATAATTTAGGGTTTAAATTTACCAATTCCCTCAAAATGGAAGTGAATTCTGCAACAAGAACACTTAACGACAACATTGCAGCAAACACAATGAACACCAAATCCATTTTTGAGAATCCGTTCCGTGCCGGCCGTCCTGTGCTGTACAATCACAGGGTGCAGCTAAATTACAGGTTGCCGTTTGAGTTCTTGCCGCATCTTGATTTTATAAATGCTGAAGTAGGTTACGGATTTACTTACAACTGGAATGCACGCTCCAACGTTCTGTTGAACAGCCCTGCAGGAAACCTCGGAAATATCTCTCAGAACACCAATAATAAAGTTGTTACGGCTTCCGTTGACATGCCGCAGTTTTTCAGGAAATTTAAGTTTTTCAGGGATATTGATCAAACCATGCTAAAACGTGGCCGGGAAATTGACTCATTAAATAATATCAACAGCGAGGAGGCTCTGAAGATTGCCAAGAAAAACAAGTTCTTTATTCTTAATAAATATAAAGGACATAAGTTTAAAAACAGACTTACCCCTTTCCAAAGCATTGCTTACGCGCTGACTTCGATCAGGCAGCTTGACATTAATTATAATGAGAACAACGGAACCGTATTGCCGGGAATTCTGTCTTCACCAAATTTCTATGGCTACGGACAGGGAATTGGCGGGCCAACCTACGGTTTCCTTCTGGGATCACAGGCTGATATCAGAAGAGTCGCTATCGAAAATTCATGGCTCACAACTTCTGAACTGTTGAATGATCCTTTTTCTCAGCTCAGCTCAAAAACGTTTGATGCAAATCTTCAGATTATGCCGCTGAATGATTTGCGGATCGATTTGAGCGGTATGATGCGCTACAACAGAAATATGCTTCAGGGTGGTTTCAACCTGGATGCGGATCCCTCAACACCATATTTTGATTTTGCATTTGAGAATGAATTGCTCACTTATTCACGTTCAAACTGGATGTTCAGAACTTCATTTAAGTCCGGCGAATCCATTTATGAAAATATGATTGCCAATGCAAAAGCAATTTCTGCACTACTTGGAAGCGGAACTTCAAACAATGGCTATTCCGACGGCTACAGCCTTGCGAATGCCTACGTTCTGATTCCTGCTTTTCAGGCAGCTGTAGAGGGCAGAGGTACAAAAACCCTGGCTAATCCCACAAAAGTTGGAGTGCCTTTGCCAAACTGGCGGGTGACATACTCCGGGCTTAGTAACATTCCTTTAATTAACAGTCAGTTTTCGAAATTTGACATTTTGCACGCTTACAATTCAACTTACACGGGAACGGGAATACAGTCCAACATTGATTTTTACAACGATCCCAATTCAAGAGATATCAATAATGATTTTGTAAATCCTTATGTATTCTCTACTGTAGGTTATGTGGAATCTTTTTCACCGCTCCTGGGCGCCGATGTGACGCTTCGCAATAACATGAGACTAAGTGCACAGTATAATAAGGACAGATTGTTTATGCTCGGGCTGGTCAACCATACATTGACCGAAGACGACAGCAGGGAATATATCGTTGGTTTCGGTTATTTGGTAAAAGATCTTAAACTGAAACTGAACGTCCGCGGAAAATCTAAAAATATCACAAGCGACCTTAATATAAAAGGAGATTTCTCTTTACGTGACAGCAGAACCAGGATTACCAATATTCTGCTTGATGATTCCCAGGTTACAGGCGGCCAGAAGCTATTCGGAATTAAACTTACTGCAGATTATAATATGTCGCAGAATTTTAATATCCGCCTTTTTTACGACCAGCTGATGACCAAATACAAGATATCAACCGCTTTTCCGCTTTCTACAATCAGAGCGGGTATAACGGCAACCTTCAATTTTGGCGGCGCGCCGTCGTATTAAAAAACACTAATTATTTGTAATATTTGCGGAATTAGATTAAATTTGGTCAATAATAAACATTAGAAATGAATACACCTTCAGAACTTAAGTACACCAAAGACCACGAATGGGTTAAAATCGACGGAAATATTGCAACCATCGGTATTACAGATTTTGCACAGGGCGAACTTGGCGATATCGTATTTGTGGATGTAGATTCCGTAGATGATGATTTATCAGCAGGCGATGTTTTCGGAAGCGTGGAAGCGGTGAAAACCGTTTCAGACCTTTACTTACCTGTAACCGGAACTGTAACCGAATTCAACTCAGCTTTAGAAGACCAGCCCGAGTTGCTTAATTCAGACCCGTATGGCGAGGGATGGATAATCAAAGTACAGATTGCGGACGATGCAGATCTGTCCGAGTTGCTTTCTGCCGAAGAATATCAGGCAACCCTTGGATAAAATTTCAAACATATTCAGTAAGATATTGCCCATTTATTGGGCATTTCTTACTTATATGCTTCTGAAGCCAGGCGTCGAAAACCACGAATACTGGTTCATGTTCTCCGGTATCGACAAAGTTCTGCATATCTCAATCTTCATATTGCTTGGGTTTTCGTTTATGGCGGCATTTCCCAAAATCCGCTTCGCTGCCTTTATCCAGATCATGCTCATTTACGCAATCCTTACAGAAATCCTTCAGGACGAGATGCACATGGGCCGCTCGTTAGAAACCCTCGATCTTCTCGCCGATACCCTGGGCGTACTTCTGGGATATTGGTTTTTCAAAAAGATTAAAACACTGCCATTCTAAATTTTTTGGGCGATTCCCTGCCAACGCTTAATATATATAATGTAAAATTCCAGCCGCAGGCACCGGGCTATCCGCTGCAATTCCTCGCGCCCGCGCCTGTTTGCCATCCACCTGCTGCGGGATTTTCGCTACTATCCCTATCGCTTAAAGCCTTTACAAACCTCTGAATAGAATTTGTGGATAAAATTTAAACGTTTATAATTCACTAAGAACCAGAAATTTCAAGCTCCACATTATCCACATTACTTCAATATTAACATAATTCGTTTTGAAGTTAACATAATCTTTACATACATTTGCACCACTTTAAAACAAAGTAGCGCAGAAGTAGTTTAAAAATAACGGTAGCAAAAAAAGATAAAAATTTATTTGCACAGTTAAAAAATAAACGTATCTTTGCAGTCCCAATTCGAGAGAAGGGGAGCGCAGAAGAGGAGTTGATAATTAGAGATTATGTTTAGGAGATCATAACTTTAAAATTTTTCTTTCTGAAAAGAAAGCAGTTGGATAAAATTTTAAATTTTTTTTCAAAAACATTTGGTCAATTAAAAAATACTTTATACTTTTGCACTCGCAAATCAGACGAAACGACAGAAAGTAGTTTGAAGAGCGAGAAGAGAAACAGATCATTGAAATAAGATATAACAACCAAGTAAGGAAAAAAAACCAAAGCGAAGTCAAACTTTGAGTGAGTCAGAACAAACATACAATGGAGAGTTTGATCCTGGCTCAGGATGAACGCTAGCGGGAGGCCTAACACATGCAAGCCGAGCGGTAGAGTTCCTTCGGGAACTTGAGAGCGGCGTACGGGTGAGGAACACGTGTGCAACCTGCCTTTATCTGGGAGATAGCCCTCCGAAAGGGGGATTAATATTCCATAATATATCATTTGGCATCAATTGATATTGAAAGCTCCGGCGGATAGAGATGGGCACGCGCAAGATTAGATAGTTGGTGAGGTAACGGCTCACCAAGTCTACGATCTTTAGGGGGCCTGAGAGGGTGATCCCCCACACTGGTACTGAGACACGGACCAGACTCCTACGGGAGGCAGCAGTGAGGAATATTGGACAATGGGTGCAAGCCTGATCCAGCCATCCCGCGTGAAGGATTAAGGTCCTATGGATTGTAAACTTCTTTTATACAGGGATAAACCTACTTACGTGTAAGTAGCTGAAGGTACTGTATGAATAAGCACCGGCTAACTCCGTGCCAGCAGCCGCGGTAATACGGAGGGTGCAAGCGTTATCCGGATTTATTGGGTTTAAAGGGTCCGTAGGCGGGCTCGTAAGTCAGTGGTGAAAGCCTGCAGCTTAACTGTAGAACTGCCGTTGATACTGCGAGTCTTGAGTAAATTTGAAGTGGCTGGAATAAGTAGTGTAGCGGTGAAATGCATAGATATTACTTAGAACACCAATTGCGAAGGCAGGTCACTAAGATTTAACTGACGCTGATGGACGAAAGCGTGGGGAGCGAACAGGATTAGATACCCTGGTAGTCCACGCCGTAAACGATGCTAACTCGTTTTTGGGTTTTCGGACTCAGAGACCAAGCGAAAGTGATAAGTTAGCCACCTGGGGAGTACGTTCGCAAGAATGAAACTCAAAGGAATTGACGGGGGCCCGCACAAGCGGTGGATTATGTGGTTTAATTCGATGATACGCGAGGAACCTTACCAAGACTTAAATGGGAGTGGACAGGCTTAGAAATAGGCCTTCCTTCGGGCCGCTTCCAAGGTGCTGCATGGTTGTCGTCAGCTCGTGCCGTGAGGTGTTAGGTTAAGTCCTGCAACGAGCGCAACCCCTGTCACTAGTTGCTACCATTCAGTTGAGGACTCTAGTGAGACTGCCTACGCAAGTAGAGAGGAAGGTGGGGATGACGTCAAATCATCACGGCCCTTACGTCTTGGGCCACACACGTAATACAATGGCCGGTACAGAGGGCAGCTACACAGCGATGTGATGCGAATCTCGAAAGCCGGTCTCAGTTCGGATTGGAGTCTGCAACTCGACTCTATGAAGCTGGAATCGCTAGTAATCGCGCATCAGCCATGGCGCGGTGAATACGTTCCCGGGCCTTGTACACACCGCCCGTCAAGCCATGGAAGTCTGGGGTACCTGAAGTCGGTGACCGTAAAAGGAGCTGCCTAGGGTAAAACAGGTAACTAGGGCTAAGTCGTAACAAGGTAGCCGTACCGGAAGGTGCGGCTGGAACATCTCATTTTAGAGACTATACGTCAAAACAAAACAAAAAGAACTTGCTTAAAGTTTTGCTTTGGTTTTTTTTACTCGGTTGTATATTAAAAAATAAAACCCACTAGAAATTAGTACAGGGAAAGAGATACAAGAGCCAAGAGCCAAGAATCAAGACGATAGAGTCTTGTATCTGGAATCTGGAATCTAATTGTCTAAGCAGACAGTCTCGTAGCTCAGCTGGTTAGAGCGCTACACTGATAATGTAGAGGTCGGCAGTTCGAGCCTGCCCGAGACTACTAATTGAACAGATTGGGAGATGCCCGAACCAGGAACCAGGACGGTCTAAGTCTTGAATCTCGGCTCTGGGTTCTCAAAGTCTACTAGAGGGGAATTAGCTCAGCTGGCTAGAGCGCCTGCCTTGCACGCAGGAGGTCAAGGGTTCGACTCCCTTATTCTCCACAGTTTTGGAAGACTGGTTTAAAAGTTACGGACGGAGCCAAAAACAACGTCTGTTCATCAGTTTGAAGAGAAGAAAAAAGATCATTGACATTAACGGTAAAGACATCACAAAGAGAAAACCGAGCACTTTCGAGTGCTTTAGGAAACTAACAAAAATAGGAAAGAAATCGTTAAGGGCGTATGGCGGATGCCTAGGCTTTCAGAGGCGAGGAAGGACGTGGTAAGCTGCGAAAAGCTGCGGGGATTGGCACACACGAGTTGATCCGCAGATGTCCGAATGGGGCAACCCGGCTGGTTGAAGACCAGTCACACCGCAAGGTGAGCAAACCCGGAGAACTGAAACATCTAAGTACCCGGAGGAAAAGAAATCGAAGAGATTCCGTAAGTAGTGGCGAGCGAAAGCGGATTAGCCCAAAAGCTTTTATATGTTTAATAGAACGTTTTGGAAAGAACGGCCATAGAGGGTGATAGCCCCGTATATGAAAGGCATACATAAGTGATAAATGAGTAGGGCGGGACACGTGAAATCCTGTCTGAATATGGGGGGACCATCCTCCAAGGCTAAATACTCCTGAAAGACCGATAGTGAACAAGTACTGTGAAGGAAAGGTGAAAAGCACTTCGAATAGAAGGGTGAAAGAGAACCTGAAACCGTACGCCTACAAGCGGTCGGAGCCCACAAGTTGGGTGACGGCGTGCCTTTTGCATAATGAGCCTACGAGTTAATTTTACTAGCGAGGTTAAGTAATTAAGTTACGGAGCCGAAGCGAAAGCGAGTCTGAATAGGGCGAATAGTTAGTAGGATTAGACGCGAAACCTTGTGATCTACCCATGGGCAGGTTGAAGCTTTGGTAACACAAAGTGGAGGACCGAACCGGTTGACGTTGAAAAGTCTTCGGATGACCTGTGGGTAGGGGTGAAAGGCCAATCAAACTGGGAGATAGCTCGTACTCCCCGAAATGCATTTAGGTGCAGCGTTGCGTTAGTTTATTAGAGGTAGAGCTACTGATTGGATGCGGGGGTTTCATCGCCTACCAATTCCTGACAAACTCCGAATGCTAATAAATGATGCGCAGCAGTGAGGGCATGGGTGCTAAGGTCCATGTCCGAGAGGGAAAGAACCCAGACCAACAGCTAAGGTCCCTAAATATATGCTAAGTTGAAACAACGCGGTTGGACTGCATTGACAGCTAGGATGTTGGCTTGGAAGCAGCCATTCATTTAAAGAGTGCGTAACAGCTCACTAGTCGAGCGGTCCGGCATGGATAATAATCGGGCATAAGCATATTACCGAAGCTATGGCAGTATTTATACTGGGTAGGGGAGCATTCTATCGGCGCAGAAGCAGTATCGCGAGGTATTGTGGAGCTTATAGAAAAGAAAATGTAGGCATAAGTAACGATAAAGGGGGCGAGAAACCCCCTCACCGAAAGACTAAGGTTTCCTCAGCCATGCTAATCAGCTGAGGGTTAGTCGGGGCCTAACGCGAACCCGAAAGGGGTAGTGGATGGACATTAGGTTAATATTCCTAAACTTGCTCTCGTTAAAAGGGGACGGTTCACTGTAGTTGCTGAAGACTGACGGAATAGTCAAGGCCTAGCCTTCGGGCGAAGCTGCTGTAATGAAGGTGGATCCAAGAAAAGCCGAAGAGAAGCAACCCGTACCAAAACCGACACAGGTAGTCGAGGAGAGAATCCTAAGGTGCTCGAGTGAGTCGTGGCTAAGGAACTAGGCAAAATAGTCTCGTAACTTCGGAAGAAGAGACGCCCCGAGCAATCGGGGCCGCAGTGAAGAGGCCCAGGCGACTGTTTATCAAAAACACAGGACTCTGCTAAATCGAAAGATGCTGTATAGGGTCTGACACCTGCCCGGTGCTGGAAGGTTAAGGAAGGCGCTTAGCGTAAGCGAAGGCGTTGACTGAAGCCCCAGTAAACGGCGGCCGTAACTATAACGGTCCTAAGGTAGCGAAATTCCTTGTCGGGTAAGTTCCGA
The sequence above is a segment of the Chryseobacterium taklimakanense genome. Coding sequences within it:
- the gcvH gene encoding glycine cleavage system protein GcvH, translating into MNTPSELKYTKDHEWVKIDGNIATIGITDFAQGELGDIVFVDVDSVDDDLSAGDVFGSVEAVKTVSDLYLPVTGTVTEFNSALEDQPELLNSDPYGEGWIIKVQIADDADLSELLSAEEYQATLG
- a CDS encoding VanZ family protein, coding for MLLKPGVENHEYWFMFSGIDKVLHISIFILLGFSFMAAFPKIRFAAFIQIMLIYAILTEILQDEMHMGRSLETLDLLADTLGVLLGYWFFKKIKTLPF
- the sov gene encoding T9SS outer membrane translocon Sov/SprA; the protein is MVRKNFIIYRLSVFLFLFFSFAKSTAQALPQDSISIRKDFSLPNPTRYEAFYDVETGMYFLYPKIGNTVIGAPTVMTVREYQDYVMSTQLADYYREKSANYNVIFRKDQTEAQKKGLIPAVLVKNKLFESIFGSNKIELIPQGFASFDLGGLYQKIDNPLILPQNRSNFAINIQQRIQLGLLGKVGENLQLRANYDTQSGFAFENRMNLVWQAKGTWKDLQSKGLNDPTTGGEDKIIKRVEFGNVNMPLSTGLIRGSQSLFGLKTEFQLGKTYGTMVFSQQQGEARNIVVQGGGALQTFKINAIDYEENQHYYLGHYFLNNYDNALLNYPLINSKININRIEAWVLEQGSGNLQDQKSIIGIRDLGEGTSGYPSNLQNNLYQNISNLGAGLRDPNTAYNTIKGQSFPNASGAPEVYIDGEQFIFNRKARRLNPNEFTYDRQLGYLSLNQKLNDNQLLAVAYSYTVNGERTVYKVGEFSEESPVLITKLLKPNTTVKTTSPMWNLMMKNVYPINANQISQENFAANVYYNSPQNGKVNYLPGTNVQDINLLKLLNWDRLNLNNDLQNNGTDTGDGLFDFVEGITIKSQDGKLIFTKSQPFGSYMQNVLGSSDPQFVFTDLYTQQKQIAAQSNLALRYTVEGRFKGTQGSGIALGALNIPQGSVKVTANGVQLIEGQDYTVDYMFGTVNIINEQIKNSGQAINISMESQLMFNTQRKRFLGLNLERKFNENLLLGATVVNYAERPLTQKVNFGDEAVNNTMAGMNLMFNKEVPFLTRLADKIPLVNTEAPSNINFKAEGAYLIPGQNKGINDQSYIDDFEQSSTKISIKDPAMWSLASKPEKNFNDPIYNSAGLNDNLQSGYGRGLLSWYNIDPRFWGVGGKAPSGINAQTVSNHASRRVHMSEILNNRDFVAGEQTFTNTFDITFYPAERGPYNVNPNQESVLQRWGGLMRPISVSNFTNSNIEYVEFWMMDPYADGKAVGNAPKLKLQLGNVSEDVLKDGKLQYENGLPTPNSPSSVSTTNWGKQPNQFPVLYAFSSEGEERTIQDAGYDGLNNEEEAVKFNTSFINPVTNELDPAADDFVYYLSNKFTGAQASSLTERYKYFRNPEGNSKSGSLEVSSQTPDAEDVNRDYNLDQNESYNQYTISLDKASLVLNQNFIADVKEVKSKFQNGQEATNKWYLFRVPVSQFDSNAGDASTDVLNNVRFARIILDGFEETSTLRFGTMDLVRSDWRKYNKNIAASNIPPDPSLPDNEGSMLVNNDDFFVGSVNLEENALGTPPYVLPPGIDRQVLSGNAGAQRQNESSLFMKFLNLGNDAKGVTKNTFIDMRRYKKLELFVHAEDIKAGAPSNQLDENTKFFIRFGSDATDNYYEYEASLQYTPKNAKSPLEIWPVENNVDLEIQNFVDAKLKRDQEAANLIGYRYHYAAYGDTNKKIYVKGRPSLGNITTMMIGVRNLQAQSKDLILWVNEIRLSEIENKGGYAGNASLNFNLGDFAVVNANAAYSTVGFGAIDQKPVERAQATNSGFNINTTVNVDKFIPEKVGMRIPVNYSYTQTIEDPKYNPIDTDVEFQKASNKEELKKVARTYTQQRSISVVNMRKERMNENSKPRFYDVENLSFTAIYNDDFYRDVYTKRNYRQFLRSYLDYNYSFKPYVLRPFKNLVSDTAKSYKYLRWIREFNFNPVPTTFSFRTELDRNYNEMQFRNVESLLNGNQGSEFDILKNRNFYFGWQYNLGFKFTNSLKMEVNSATRTLNDNIAANTMNTKSIFENPFRAGRPVLYNHRVQLNYRLPFEFLPHLDFINAEVGYGFTYNWNARSNVLLNSPAGNLGNISQNTNNKVVTASVDMPQFFRKFKFFRDIDQTMLKRGREIDSLNNINSEEALKIAKKNKFFILNKYKGHKFKNRLTPFQSIAYALTSIRQLDINYNENNGTVLPGILSSPNFYGYGQGIGGPTYGFLLGSQADIRRVAIENSWLTTSELLNDPFSQLSSKTFDANLQIMPLNDLRIDLSGMMRYNRNMLQGGFNLDADPSTPYFDFAFENELLTYSRSNWMFRTSFKSGESIYENMIANAKAISALLGSGTSNNGYSDGYSLANAYVLIPAFQAAVEGRGTKTLANPTKVGVPLPNWRVTYSGLSNIPLINSQFSKFDILHAYNSTYTGTGIQSNIDFYNDPNSRDINNDFVNPYVFSTVGYVESFSPLLGADVTLRNNMRLSAQYNKDRLFMLGLVNHTLTEDDSREYIVGFGYLVKDLKLKLNVRGKSKNITSDLNIKGDFSLRDSRTRITNILLDDSQVTGGQKLFGIKLTADYNMSQNFNIRLFYDQLMTKYKISTAFPLSTIRAGITATFNFGGAPSY